A genomic stretch from Aedes albopictus strain Foshan chromosome 2, AalbF5, whole genome shotgun sequence includes:
- the LOC109398281 gene encoding early growth response protein 1-B, giving the protein MVPDSMLESNPTMGQRSKELAEKNICRICLIHTDRLLDKQWNTVLNTCFTAVADKAERLPKYACADCSGFLQKCHDFKQMYKKSELILNCYPLTGSLPNSYNVPGWLRQKCKQQEAASIRVRSNELLPVNSTLQSPTITSEIGAASPAKVPKIQLSPDNTPTQLMLQQSPNPDRSTVIQEIQSYVDTYQHTFQDPQAYQYQSSPVLTTSTQPIRRYPVLERQLQQPLVPTIHQSCNSTANQNQPIQQIVTQQTPMQQLPQQPSQQPVATSKPRKPPRQRTTPGQPPQQLAPSYNPAPPSTIPVFQCTDCCYMFTNQVHLMTHMRKHRYYGEYRCACGRNFRHMYEFVNHLKQHTTISWCDLCGEQFAPHQQLELGAHLDRHVQVGLSEACDFCLLVFVDLQSRLQHVRSCHDAEVRQVMQLNESRGDGGMWVQ; this is encoded by the coding sequence ATGGTTCCCGATTCGATGCTGGAAAGCAATCCCACCATGGGACAAAGGAGTAAAGAGCTTGCAGAGAAAAATATCTGCAGGATCTGTTTGATCCACACGGATCGACTGCTAGACAAACAGTGGAATACGGTGTTGAATACCTGCTTTACGGCTGTGGCGGATAAGGCCGAGAGATTACCAAAGTACGCCTGTGCAGACTGTAGTGGATTCTTACAAAAGTGCCATGATTTTAAGCAAATgtacaaaaaatcagaattaaTTTTAAACTGCTATCCGTTGACCGGAAGTTTGCCAAATAGTTACAATGTGCCAGGTTGGTTGCGACAGAAGTGTAAACAACAGGAAGCCGCCTCCATTCGAGTGCGATCCAACGAACTTTTGCCAGTGAATTCCACGCTTCAATCACCAACGATAACTTCGGAGATCGGCGCTGCATCGCCCGCGAAAGTTCCAAAGATTCAGTTGAGCCCGGACAATACTCCAACACAACTAATGCTACAACAAAGCCCCAATCCAGACCGTTCAACGGTTATCCAGGAAATACAGTCCTACGTGGATACGTATCAACACACTTTCCAGGACCCGCAAGCATACCAGTACCAATCATCACCAGTCCTAACTACGTCAACTCAACCCATCAGAAGATATCCTGTTCTGGAAAGACAGTTACAACAACCATTAGTTCCAACCATTCATCAAAGCTGTAACTCAACGGCCAACCAAAATCAGCCAATCCAGCAGATCGTTACTCAGCAAACCCCAATGCAGCAACTACCTCAACAACCATCACAACAACCTGTGGCGACCTCCAAACCTCGGAAACCTCCGAGACAACGCACCACCCCGGGCCAACCACCCCAGCAGCTAGCCCCATCGTACAACCCAGCACCACCATCCACCATCCCCGTGTTCCAGTGTACGGACTGCTGCTACATGTTCACCAACCAAGTTCACCTGATGACGCACATGCGCAAGCATCGCTACTATGGCGAGTACCGGTGCGCCTGCGGTCGCAACTTCCGCCACATGTACGAGTTCGTGAACCACCTGAAGCAGCACACGACCATCTCGTGGTGTGACCTCTGCGGGGAACAGTTCGCGCCCCACCAACAGCTGGAACTGGGCGCGCATCTGGATCGGCACGTACAGGTCGGGCTATCGGAGGCATGCGACTTCTGCTTGCTGGTGTTCGTTGATCTGCAGAGCCGACTACAGCACGTGCGGTCCTGCCATGATGCGGAGGTGCGGCAGGTGATGCAGCTGAATGAAAGCCGTGGGGACGGCGGGATGTGGGTTCAATAA